A genomic segment from Polyangium mundeleinium encodes:
- a CDS encoding SagB family peptide dehydrogenase → MMETWRRRLGLRFREGVTWSLDASGAAQLTSPSFPPIPLGALPQALLTAFERLCAEGPTIETLAEGIAAQDGPLAVATLLHHLRRLEQLALLAYVVRDGDTTVSVLHPISPWFSLGSGDIDLARRYVLSRFAYQRRAGEGPVLESPRCHALLRIEDARAAALCFALARATTPATLAVPGASPDAMTTLVGLLVAAGFVIPAEVSGHTEEEQAFQLASWSFHDLLFHTRSRPGRHSWPCGKTYPFRDRVPPPPALRPPRTAAPPPISLPRPDLDALCKADRPFTAVLEGRRTMRVQGRDPISVEQLGEFLYRSARVCAQIPATPESGYDVTTRPSPSGGACHDLEIYLAINRCRGVDAGLYHYDPAAHALSRIQGRTPEVTALLTGAALSTLRVELPQVLVCLASRFQRVSWSYEGISYSVTLKNVGALYQTFYLVATAMNLACSGVGRGDSDLFCKAAGTEYYAETTVGEFVLGSRPEESEE, encoded by the coding sequence ATGATGGAAACCTGGCGAAGACGACTCGGCCTGCGCTTCCGCGAAGGGGTCACCTGGAGCCTGGACGCGAGCGGCGCCGCCCAGTTGACCTCGCCCTCGTTCCCCCCGATCCCGCTCGGGGCATTGCCGCAGGCTTTGCTCACCGCATTCGAGCGCCTCTGCGCCGAGGGCCCGACGATCGAAACGCTGGCCGAAGGCATCGCCGCGCAGGACGGGCCTCTCGCCGTAGCGACATTGCTCCACCACCTTCGCCGTCTGGAGCAGCTCGCGCTGCTCGCGTATGTCGTGCGCGACGGCGATACCACGGTATCGGTGCTGCACCCCATTTCGCCCTGGTTTTCCCTGGGCAGCGGAGACATCGACCTCGCGCGTCGTTACGTGCTCTCCCGCTTCGCGTATCAGCGCCGCGCCGGCGAGGGCCCCGTGCTGGAATCACCGCGCTGTCACGCGCTCCTGCGCATCGAGGACGCCCGGGCCGCGGCCCTCTGCTTCGCGCTCGCCCGCGCGACCACGCCCGCGACGCTCGCCGTCCCCGGGGCGAGCCCCGACGCGATGACAACCCTCGTCGGCTTGCTCGTCGCAGCCGGTTTCGTGATCCCGGCCGAAGTTTCAGGGCATACCGAGGAAGAACAAGCATTCCAGCTTGCAAGCTGGTCCTTCCACGACCTGCTGTTCCACACCCGCAGCCGCCCCGGCCGCCATTCCTGGCCTTGCGGCAAAACCTACCCCTTCCGCGACCGCGTACCGCCGCCGCCCGCCCTCCGGCCGCCGCGCACCGCAGCCCCTCCTCCCATTTCTCTCCCTCGCCCGGACCTCGACGCGCTCTGCAAGGCCGATCGTCCCTTCACCGCCGTGCTGGAGGGCAGGCGCACCATGCGCGTCCAGGGACGTGATCCCATTTCAGTGGAGCAGCTCGGCGAATTCCTGTACCGGTCCGCGCGGGTCTGCGCGCAGATCCCCGCTACGCCTGAATCCGGTTACGACGTCACCACGCGCCCATCCCCCTCCGGCGGCGCCTGCCACGACCTCGAAATCTACCTTGCGATCAATCGCTGCCGTGGCGTCGACGCGGGCCTCTACCATTACGACCCCGCCGCGCACGCCCTCTCGCGCATTCAGGGACGCACGCCCGAGGTCACGGCCCTGCTCACGGGCGCCGCGCTCTCGACACTCCGCGTCGAATTGCCACAGGTGCTCGTTTGCCTGGCCAGCCGGTTCCAGCGCGTGTCCTGGAGTTACGAGGGCATCTCGTATTCGGTCACCCTCAAGAACGTAGGCGCGCTTTATCAGACGTTTTACCTGGTCGCGACCGCGATGAACCTCGCCTGCAGCGGCGTGGGACGGGGCGATTCGGATCTCTTCTGCAAGGCCGCCGGCACCGAGTACTACGCGGAGACGACCGTGGGCGAATTCGTGCTCGGCAGCCGTCCCGAGGAGAGCGAGGAATGA
- a CDS encoding S53 family peptidase, whose amino-acid sequence MSIDRVDIEDSARPPLVGAMLKGDVSPDEIMTAVLWLRTPEGSPPLVETAWSVVRTRDPWSHERYAATYAASAEDVARIEAFARAHDLSVVDVRRAARTVTLRGTAQSFEAAFGVKWKRHSYRGEIDVTHDAPLSVPASLDGVILWVFLPRNAPFTNDSPPPRRRAEAPPVPPAAAPDKPWRFHPPPRFAELYDFPAELTGEGVCLGVLSLYGGFSPDDMQVFFEGLGMRAPEILTVGPNRWATGHDTWANYEVSMDAQIAFSCAPGVRPVVYFSGARGNHDTTSYSYFQLINAALFDTENRPSVLTLSAGLPEDLPGVWTRAEATRINELFVIAAILGITICLPSGDSGSIFPMAQGMFSAPSRVYFPGSSPWVLCCGGTTLILDEEGARKDEVVWNRLADTMLLAYGHAGRTANLGSSSGGVSGYFERPAWQARAAVPVRTFATFRDWVFTEPASTFAGRGCPDVAAHADFLDGYRIFVDGAYRYGGGTSASTPLLAALVARLCQGVGRRLGFLNPLLYRLQLEERANVFRTIVSGNNGGYAASPEAGWNACTGLGAPRGRALLEALRKVYGV is encoded by the coding sequence ATGAGCATCGATCGTGTCGACATCGAGGACAGCGCCCGACCGCCCCTCGTCGGCGCCATGCTCAAGGGTGACGTCTCCCCCGACGAAATCATGACCGCCGTGCTTTGGTTGCGCACCCCGGAGGGCTCTCCGCCGCTCGTGGAGACCGCCTGGAGCGTGGTCCGCACCCGCGACCCCTGGTCGCACGAGCGTTATGCGGCCACCTACGCAGCGAGCGCGGAGGATGTCGCGCGGATCGAGGCGTTTGCCCGCGCGCACGATCTTTCCGTGGTCGACGTCCGGCGGGCTGCACGAACGGTGACGCTCCGCGGGACCGCACAATCTTTCGAGGCAGCATTCGGCGTGAAATGGAAACGCCATTCCTACAGGGGGGAAATCGACGTCACGCACGACGCACCCCTCTCCGTTCCCGCGAGCCTCGACGGTGTGATCCTATGGGTTTTCCTGCCCCGCAACGCGCCCTTCACGAACGACAGCCCGCCGCCCCGAAGACGCGCCGAGGCTCCGCCGGTCCCGCCGGCCGCCGCCCCTGACAAACCGTGGCGCTTTCACCCGCCGCCCCGCTTCGCCGAGCTTTACGATTTCCCGGCTGAACTCACGGGGGAAGGCGTATGCCTCGGGGTGCTTTCCCTCTACGGCGGCTTTTCCCCAGACGACATGCAAGTCTTCTTCGAGGGCCTCGGCATGCGCGCGCCAGAGATCCTCACCGTGGGGCCCAACCGCTGGGCGACCGGGCACGACACCTGGGCCAATTACGAGGTCAGCATGGACGCGCAGATCGCCTTCTCCTGCGCGCCCGGCGTGCGTCCGGTGGTGTATTTCTCTGGCGCGCGGGGAAACCACGACACCACGAGCTACAGCTACTTCCAGCTCATCAATGCCGCGCTCTTCGACACCGAGAACCGGCCCTCCGTGCTCACACTCAGCGCGGGGCTGCCCGAGGATCTGCCCGGCGTATGGACCCGGGCCGAGGCCACGCGGATCAACGAGCTGTTCGTCATCGCCGCCATCCTGGGAATCACGATCTGCCTTCCTTCGGGCGACTCCGGCTCCATTTTCCCCATGGCGCAGGGTATGTTCTCGGCGCCCTCGCGGGTCTATTTCCCGGGCTCCAGCCCCTGGGTCCTGTGCTGCGGGGGCACGACGCTGATCCTCGACGAGGAAGGCGCCCGGAAGGACGAGGTCGTGTGGAATCGCCTCGCTGACACCATGCTCCTCGCCTATGGCCATGCGGGCAGGACCGCCAACCTCGGCAGCAGCAGCGGCGGCGTGAGCGGTTATTTCGAGCGCCCCGCATGGCAGGCCCGCGCCGCCGTCCCCGTCCGGACCTTCGCCACGTTCCGCGACTGGGTCTTCACCGAACCGGCGAGCACGTTCGCCGGCCGCGGCTGCCCCGACGTTGCGGCCCATGCGGATTTCCTCGACGGATACCGCATCTTCGTGGACGGCGCCTACCGGTACGGCGGCGGGACGAGCGCGTCCACGCCGCTCCTCGCAGCGCTCGTGGCCCGCCTCTGCCAGGGCGTCGGGAGGCGCCTCGGGTTCCTCAATCCGCTGCTTTATCGATTGCAATTGGAAGAGAGGGCGAACGTCTTCCGCACCATCGTCTCCGGCAACAACGGCGGATATGCCGCCTCGCCCGAGGCTGGCTGGAACGCCTGCACCGGACTCGGCGCTCCCCGCGGGCGAGCGCTGCTCGAAGCGCTCCGCAAGGTGTACGGCGTTTAG